AAAATGCACACtctaatgataataaatatttcttagttTAATACGAGTCTCAAGAGtgtaaaattatcatttatttgatACTTTTCAAATAGGTAACTTTTTAAATAGGAATAGTGTCACGTATTTTCAAATTGAATAGATTCTTTTAAGTgttttttatatgtttgtcAATAATTAGCACCAAACGATTATATATGGCACTAGTAGAACTTGCGGAGTTATACAAATTTGTAAGTAATAAGAagtaatattcatatttacaGGGAATATTATCGTCAATGGCTATAAAGGGCATTATTAGCTATCCAGTTGAAATCACCCTTCGTTTGATTGGAGCATGGCCAAATTCTTCATgtcgaattttcaaatatatcatATGGACAACAGTGATGTCaacgtttttaatatttcaatattcataTTGTCTTACTCAAGTTAAAGCGGCCGATTTAACAGACTTATTAGACGGGTTAAGCGTTACTTTTTCAAatactcttcttcttctgaaGTTTATTATCGTTTGGTTCCACAAACAGTAAGATGCTttctgattatttttattttatctattccTTTTAAGTTTATATTTGCTTCTATTCATCAAacttattttacttattattaatacttATTACTAATAAACTTATTAACACTTTagctataatttttcaatatcatACATTATCCAAAATTTATTGTACTGTTTTACTTAACGCGattttaacgttacatacgcAAATAATCATttcaattcattaataaatgttcaaatgataatgtgaaatattctataatagataaaatgatttacaagttaaaatttgttttcataGCTCAAGTGACTAAAGACACCTGTTacaataaagaatatttttcaaatagcaTGTTTAAAActtattatcataaaatagtagtattatttttaaatgtattattcAATGAAATGCTTAAAATGCATCCTACAAGATGCAATAGAAAAGTAAACAGtatgaaaagaatatatatatatatattttttttacaatattgaTAATAACTGATATACAAAACAAGTGTTGAACTAGGATAGTGATTCGAGTGTAAAATCCACTTCACAGATCAATCGATGTACCTATATGATTGCATGATTGATGTGTATGCATCTATAAAAGCTATATGACTGcggatattattttatacagaactttttccaaaattttgaTCATAATGGCCGAAGACTGGGATAATTGTAAATCTGAATGGAATATGGAAGTAATGATGCAGAAAGCTATTTTATCCTATCGCATTGCGAAGGTTATGCTTATAGTGTTTACATGCAGTATCTCTCTATATGCAGTGACCACCTTTTTCGTTCCTGACAACATTGAAGCATCACATTCTAcggaaaagaaatttctattgaGAATGGAATTTCCTTTCGAAGCAACATTTTCACCAATATACGAAATCATTGTGACGATACAACTTGTCATACAACCAATATTTACTCTAATGGCAGGAATGTTTATGGCTCTCATTGCAACATTCgtaagttattaatttttacttcaATCTCATACATTACTCATATATTTACTTCTCTTTGAATCATTTCAGTTAGCATGATACGAAAGTCGCTAACGAacttacaaaattaataatttaaagaatatctGATTTAAGATGtatttctttcgaaaataatagaatataatttatgagaatctttttaagttatGTATCAAAAGCTGTGTGACATAAATGCCCGCAATTTTCAACCTCACATAGCTGAACtcttttaagaatattttccatAACCTTTGTTCACTCGATACTCATCTACCATTAACCTCGTATTTCGCCTCGAAATCTTCAGCTGCTCAATGATCTTTAGTTTGTTTACGTATACCTTCTTCTTATGGGAcctgtaaaagaaaaaatcaggGACTGACAAGCTTGATGATCGGGAGGACGAATTGAATTTTGAACTTCTTTAATCGAAGTTTTTCTattgaaaaaacatttttttggaaatttcttATATTGCAATTTGTAGCCGATCGAAagctaattaatatttattcaaaacattttttttgtCAGATTATCGAGAGTGCCTGAAAAATCGTGGCAACTGTTACGCTGCACATACGCTTTATACAACATGCAAGGTATACCACGCACTTGGACTCACCCATAACGTCAAAAAAGTTAAcgaaagaataatattattataagaacATTCGGAATAATTACATGGTTTTAAATGATGATCTCCGAAAGTAGAAGTGTTTCAAAGATTTCAAGGTTACTTccattttacaaaatgaaacTATACATTTCTCATGCACCATTTAatgcatttttttaattctcttcGTGAAAGCATTAAGATACTTGagtcaaaaaattattgatttaaaaaatattttaattttagtttctCAGCAATGTATCATATTTGGATCTAGGCTTGAACATTTCTTCTCTATTAGTGTTGCTCTGTTTGCTTGTGTTTACTACCAGTTGTTTCATATAAAGATCAGTGGGCTATCTGACGTCTTCTGATTAACACTTTTATTCATTCACTCAagcgaaattatatttaacattttcacCTCATTTCCTTTTCATAGTAATGGATAGGCCACGTGGCTATTATTGCTTGAATATAACGATCTAAATCCATTAGGTTTTTTCTTCTGACAGCATTTAAGATCTATCGTGCATCAAACCCAACGTATGCACAACGATGCACAACCTGCGCGGAAGAATACAAactgaatttaaaattagtcGAAGAACAtctaatattttcatacgGATGGGAAACTCGATCCTAAGCTATGCAATAGTGTGTATTGTAGTACGAAATAGACACTTGGAGCGTTTGGTGTAATCATAACTTGAAAACCAACATCAACGTTCATACGAggcattttatttattctaatgTGTAGATTCGCTTTCTGGAATATTGATATGCATTTATGAATCATCCTGTATATAACtgtattatattacgtattactgaTTAATTAGTTACATTATCAATTAGTTACtgctaataattatattattcgttattatttatcaataaGAAATATCATAGAAATTACGATAATAATTTGGGGCAATTCTAATTTCTGAAAGcgtgtttcattatttttaggTGCTTCATGTAGCCAGTCAGATCGATATACTCTGCGATAGATTaacagaaattttaaatagtcATAATGAAAAGCAGTTACGTATAACAATCATAAAAAATCTTATAGCCAAACATCAAAGAATTATaagtttatttgaaaatgtcGAAAATGTATTCACTTTGATATCTTTGCtacaattcttttttaacacTGTAGTGATCTGCTTTGTGGGCTTTCTTCTTGTAACCGTAAGTAAATTCAGTcatcaaattgaaaaatacaatgtgaaaatttatattcatttacaGTGAATcccgaaagtatttgaacagtcTTGTTAAGGATTACTTCTCAACTTCGCGAAAAAGATCCACGCTCCATCGGCGACGAACTGCTCGTTGATTGCTCGATTATTAATCGTTGGCCTAAACATATCAAGTTCGCTAACTCTCATTCTTGATCTGAAATTGGTCATAGACTTGACTCCGATTTACTCTCACTTATCTCCCGCATCCTGGGCACTGTCTATCGTGCCATTGCGATTTCGTGTCAATCTCGTTGTGGAGTGCGTTCAAACGCTTCGCGTTAGTCCTCAATCTCGTTAATTTTTTGTGGGTCGTTCTGTGAGTACAGCTTCGTTGAATTTCGGATTTTTACCGCAGCTCCACGCATGCGAAGTGACCCATTCTTATTTCGGCGATTGTAAATggattataaattttgaagctGTCCAAACTCTTTCGTGACATTTGACCGTTATCGGGCAAGAAACGGTCGTGTGCATGTGCATGTGTGGTTCTATAACGACGCGTTGTGTTTCACGGtctaaaaaatgttttgtgtATTGTATTATACAGAACATATTGAAATCTCATCAGTactgtaacgatatatggctACCATGATTATACTGGTAAACATTGAAACGgatctgaaaatgtattaaatgtatataaatgctACAAGATATTATACACTTCGCAAATatcacaaaagtatttgaacagtcaataaaattattcgctATATTAATAAGCGACAACATCTAGTGGGATCATACTTAGCattaattatatgtttaaGACTGCTATTTATAGTCTATACTAACTTTTCACTAAGtgtatatttgcaataattatcggattgttttcaaattttgcTACTATAATCACGATAACCGTGTCTCATTACAGTACTAACATTAAGTATTTTAAACAGTTTCGTGATATGCAagcaatatatttatacaaattttctatggTAAGCGTCGAATATTTTCGAGAGCCACTGTACTTTTCATATTACTTGGCGATtatatcattaaatatttctctttcacATTTTAGTCTTTAAGCAGTGGACAAGCACCTGCAGTAATAGCAAAATGCTTTCCTTATTACATAGCTGTTAATTTTGAAGCACTTATACTTTGTTATACGGGCGAATATCTTAGTTCAAAAGTAAGATATTTATGTTAAAGATTATAATAAGGTTATTATGattatgtaaaaagatttcctttctattattgtataaaatcattcttttttttacagaGCGAGGATATCGGTTGGACTGTGTACAATTCCAACTGGTATCGATTAAGTATTTATGAAACTCGCgcgcttttattattaatattgcgTTCCCAGAAGCCTCTGAATCTCACAATTGGGAAATTTATGAATCTTTCTTTAGAGACATTTGCTAATGTAAGAATGCTTTTACGcttctataaaaaattgaacCAAATGttctagaaaataaatttttatcttttaacaCAGCACAAATGACTATGTttacaaaatacattttaatattagttatccaattatgaaaataattttacttattttattcgatatacAGTCaacttcaatatattttttgcatttaacttgttaaaattattaatcaagacagtgatattattaaaatgatttattgtCATGTTTCTTATATTCTGTTTTATAGATGTTGAAAGCCTCTGCTTCTTATGTTTCGGTGTTACATGCAATGGAATAAAACACGATGAAAATTTGCAATAGTAAAAAATTGATGTGCGCCGGAATAATATACTCTTGTTATAATACTTATTTTACTACAATGAAACAATCAACTCGAAATTTGGAGATTGAAGCAACCATATACTACTAATGAAGTGCAGTAAACAGGAAAATTTGTTTACTTCAaagtttatttacattatatagtTTTCATAAAATGTAGTATTGCAATTGTTATctaaatttaaagatattctaagtatttattttttatgtataattatttttttatatatcgttCCCTTACGGTTACTGCATTATTTTGTTCTAATTTTACatactattaataaatatctgaAATGGGACTATTATGATAATTCAATTGATTATCCATATACAATGTACACGAAAGTGTTCGAACGTCCCTTAAAACGGAATAAGTTTTTCAAAATTGGAACAAATCATTTGAAACTTTTTTAGATATTAGAagatttactatatgacgtgtgAACCATATTTTGATAAATGGCAATTGATCAGAGTCACAATGAAAATAGTGGGAGGAATTTTCACGAATATTAGAAGTTTCTTGGTGTGATAGTTGAGTCGCGATAACAAGTAGAGGAGTCGGCACAAAGCTGAAATTTTTTAGTGTTTTAGAGTTTTAGTGTTTGGAGTGATCTCGAACATTCCTGGAAGTTCGAAAACCGATAAGTATAAATAGAGCAGTCCATGATAAACAGCGCATTCTGTCTATTACAATCCGTAAAGAGTGTGCAAATCAAAGCCAATCAAAAAAGAGGtggtaatattacatattgatATGAATATTTTCCTGCTCCCATTTTTACAATAGTAAAGGTCGCTTTATCTGTAATTTAAATAGTATGTTTTGCAAATTTAAGTATGCCAGTTACACAtgctgaaaatttcatcgaaatcggttAGTTACAAACggttaaaaatgataaagatcttaatttttcatatctttCCACTTATCTACCACTTAAAACTGTCATAAATCTAAGGATCCTTACATTTTTCGATGTTTTTCGCTTATTTTTGCATCAACCGATTTTCATAAACTAATCGTCCTAATTTTTCAAAACCCGGTTTTAAggaaattttctgaaaaaaaatGTTCTGTTTTAAAGggtgttcgaatattttcgtgagctattgtgttataattaataatataattgactAGTGAAATGTACATATAACAATTGTTTAAACCGGGCGTAAATAacgtatacacatatattataatataacagttatcataacgtaatgcaaatGTAACCCGGCGTATAATAGCTTCACAATATCtcttaagaaatttttaaatattttaaatattttaaattaaaaggaaatattttgaacatttaaaaatgaatatttgttTTCCTTATGAATTCACTCTTTCtcataatgtcatttaatactTTTCGTTATATACTTTAAGTATCAAATAAATGCAAATCAAGACACAAAAAGTAAGaacgtattatatatataatttctttttgaaatataGAGCATTACTAATAAcatctataaaaatttgatcatgcaatttttaagtaaatatatCGTGCATTGAGgaggtaaatatttataaacttttacttcataattattcataattattcataattcataataattaaGTTTATATTTACGACTGACAACAAGCTTCCATTTAAATTTACTACATTTTATGTTCTAGAAATTAACATTATATGAAATTGAGGTTTTATACTCTTAATGTGCAAATGCGGaccaaaaaggaaaaattgtataatgttTTGCGGATAGGGTATAAAAATCCACTaaacgtatgtatgtacataatgtaatagatatttattgctTATCCGTGATGTAAATACGAcctaagaatatttattacggGAAATATGAGAattccaataaaataaaaatttta
Above is a genomic segment from Bombus fervidus isolate BK054 chromosome 4, iyBomFerv1, whole genome shotgun sequence containing:
- the LOC139986335 gene encoding odorant receptor 13a-like; translated protein: MAIKGIISYPVEITLRLIGAWPNSSCRIFKYIIWTTVMSTFLIFQYSYCLTQVKAADLTDLLDGLSVTFSNTLLLLKFIIVWFHKQTFSKILIIMAEDWDNCKSEWNMEVMMQKAILSYRIAKVMLIVFTCSISLYAVTTFFVPDNIEASHSTEKKFLLRMEFPFEATFSPIYEIIVTIQLVIQPIFTLMAGMFMALIATFVLHVASQIDILCDRLTEILNSHNEKQLRITIIKNLIAKHQRIISLFENVENVFTLISLLQFFFNTVVICFVGFLLVTSLSSGQAPAVIAKCFPYYIAVNFEALILCYTGEYLSSKSEDIGWTVYNSNWYRLSIYETRALLLLILRSQKPLNLTIGKFMNLSLETFANMLKASASYVSVLHAME